The following proteins come from a genomic window of Lolium rigidum isolate FL_2022 chromosome 5, APGP_CSIRO_Lrig_0.1, whole genome shotgun sequence:
- the LOC124653056 gene encoding LOW QUALITY PROTEIN: zinc finger CCCH domain-containing protein 19-like (The sequence of the model RefSeq protein was modified relative to this genomic sequence to represent the inferred CDS: inserted 2 bases in 1 codon): MPATPDIVLEFDGGGEGEKPEDDAHAHAAGEDAAAAEEDVNDCAPAGEEPEEDAGAGLQSAETAVAVDDPAEQGASPAQDDSDMAPAGGGDSLDDQTGQGILDGAAHSELGVVQDDAPQMDKDAAVNEGAQDEEAAPVDDAVATAELDETEAELVKDDDGIAEEGTEMDALASTEEEGAAAAGHASGRQMDAVSPSRDADEEAAVDATSDDDVKVDTVGLTGDDYQEKVTLSAGDDGAGEEGMENCADVGAGAEDEKDGMAAQIVAEESDGVPEQDDNVPASAEDDVAGNVGAEEVTEMDVPATTGEDNEDEGVAAAGDTFMDEGTQMDAVSVSRDVNAEEATDAAGVCATGEDLQVDTAGLTGDNSQDVASAGDDGADVEGTEKDEDEDDDMADQNVTEEADSVPEADVDMAGGLPEEEDVQIYEDDDDDEPPPLKKKGGGRPKRGRASSKAQAVVKPSPKKKDEEEVCFICFDAGDLVVCDRRFCPKAYHHSCVNRDDEFFKTKGQWTCGWHICSNCQKPASQMCLTCTYSLCKACLKETNFIRVRGTKGFCETCMNTVMMIENKEEATEQMDVDFDDKESWWYLFKGYWLNLKEKLSLTFEEISVARRQKNGPSLNGPSLIIRELPETNDEEEANSDSSPKKRGKKRLKRAADEDSSKGKGSTRRYTKRGSGGRDAKTKKSTGAKVRKSSKRASSSDHGPKESESVGTSTSSAEEASWASKELLDFVAHMRNGDKSMLSQFQVQRLLLAYIKREDLRDPRRKSQIVCDPLLQSLFGKERVAHFEMLKLLESHFFMTEVAPVDIDGNHGGVVDPDPSQDVDGNSEASFVMSSEKXRKSRKYDPKALQTNLDDFAAIDNHNIGLLYLRRNLMEELMGDVDTFSEKVLGTFVRIRISGAGQRQDIYRLVQIVGTGTAAEMYKCGKKTTDITLEILNLDKKEVITIDITSNQEFTEEECKRLRQSIKCGLIARMTVGEVQDKARVLHSVKVNDWIESEKMRLAHLRDRASDMGHRKELRECVEKLKLLNTPEERARRLKEEPEIHADPAMDPDYESPEEPEEDAEKSSFSKPSGSFSRKDNNPVSPGKGEGRNAARDPKSNWESNRNTWSSTQLESPHGRRSTFSSHGESAGYTDKSDSPNVGAHRTNVEATAANTPRGLSGASSQTLTANLGSATPASQLTVNESEKIWQYVDPSNKIQGPFSIVQLRKWNSSGYFPANLKIWKSNETQDDSILLADALVGKFEKDLPPWEPPLGSSSQMDKAYLRSNSDVGARPSSGSLFEEKSGVLNKSQSFPDRVSQMQDTTNPGATMIQSGAQSYYGMQNSQAAFASQQSLTGSWNASSSQFGTTVNQTTPSQPAPATVGTQTVNSQSSDLGAVGAQTGAAQSNTQQFEDARNQSTDASNSAQLMSTPAAAGGDSQSSGWSTPAQVGNASGQAQVAGNMDWGSLQNMGWVTPNMPWAAPAQGATGYNMGVSMPTQQNAVQNMGWVTQNPGNTNMNMIWTQAQGTPNAAAMMGAQMQGVAVAPWGGAMAQGNANSNPGWVPQAGNMNQNTGWSAPVQGNPGPSPVNGTGQGNNNMNWNSPSGNQTWNNQQDFNGGNSGGRPWRPQSGGGGSRPFKRGPCYAFQNTGRCHRGEQCNYAHDRPVDGSAPRIDRRFDRQSSSSDRPHYDRQKDQQFDRQPSGGERHHDRHDDNRSSGWDDNRKSDRSESRERQ; the protein is encoded by the exons atgccggccaccccggATATCGTGCTGGAGTTCGAcggcggcggagagggcgagAAGCCCGAAGACGATGCCCATGCCCatgccgccggagaggacgctgcggcggcggaggaggacgtaAACGACTGTGCTCCGGCAggcgaggagccggaggaagacgCCGGCGCTGGGCTGCAGTCGGCTGAGACCGCTGTCGCGGTGGACGACCCCGCAGAGCAGGGCGCTTCCCCTGCACAAGACGATTCTGATATGGCTCCCGCTGGAGGTGGAGATAGCTTAGATGACCAGACTGGTCAGGGGATCCTCGATGGTGCCGCTCACTCTGAACTTGGCGTCGTGCAAGATGATGCTCCTCAGATGGATAAAGATGCCGCGGTTAACGAGGGTGCTCAGGATGAGGAGGCGGCACCGGTGGATGACGCAGTTGCTACAGCTGAATTGGATGAGACGGAAGCAGAGCTCGTCAAGGATGACGATGGTATTGCAGAGGAGGGGACAGAGATGGATGCACTTGCCTCCACTGAGGAGGAAGGGGCTGCAGCAGCTGGTCATGCTTCGGGTAGGCAGATGGATGCAGTTTCTCCGAGCAGAGATGCTGACGAAGAAGCTGCTGTCGATGCCACAAGTGATGATGACGTAAAGGTGGATACAGTTGGCCTGACTGGAGATGATTATCAGGAAAAGGTGACTTTGTcagctggtgatgatggtgcagGTGAGGAGGGCATGGAAAATTGTGCAGATGTTGGTGCTGGAGCCGAGGATGAAAAAGATGGCATGGCTGCCCAAATTGTTGCTGAAGAATCCGATGGTGTTCCGGAACAAGATGATAACGTTCCGGCTTCAGCTGAAGATGACGTGGCTGGTAATGTTGGTGCAGAGGAGGTCACGGAGATGGATGTACCTGCCACAACTGGAGAGGACAATGAGGACGAAGGGGTTGCAGCAGCCGGAGACACTTTCATGGATGAGGGGACGCAGATGGATGCGGTTTCCGTGAGTAGAGATGTCAACGCAGAGGAAGCTACTGATGCAGCTGGTGTTTGCGCGACAGGTGAGGACTTGCAGGTGGATACAGCTGGCCTGACTGGGGACAACAGTCAGGATGTTGCCTcagctggtgatgatggtgcagATGTGGAGGGCACCGAGAAAGATGAGGATGAAGACGATGACATGGCTGACCAAAATGTCACTGAAGAAGCTGATAGTGTTCCAGAAGCTGATGTTGACATGGCTGGCGGTTTACCTGAAGAAGAGGATGTGCAGATATAtgaggatgacgacgatgatgagcctccaccattGAAAAAGAAGGGTGGAGGGCGGCCAAAGCGAGGCCGTGCATCTTCCAAGGCTCAAGCCGTGGTGAAGCCATCTCCTAAAAAGAAGGATGAGGAGGAGGTTTGCTTTATATGCTTTGATGCTGGTGACCTTGTGGTTTGTGATCGTAG GTTTTGCCCCAAGGCTTATCATCATTCGTGCGTTAATCGGGATGACGAGTTCTTCAAGACTAAGGGTCAATGGACTTGTG GGTGGCACATTTGTAGCAACTGTCAGAAACCTGCTAGCCAAATGTGTTTAACATGTACCTATTCCTTGTGCAAAGCGTGCTTGAAAGAGACAAACTTCATCCGTGTCAGAGGAACTAAAGGTTTCTGTGAGACATGCATGAATACTGTGATGATGATAGAGAACAAAGAGGAGGCAACCGAGCAAATG GATGTAGATTTTGACGACAAAGAATCTTGGTGGTATTTGTTCAAGGGTTATTGGTTGAATTTGAAAGAGAAGTTGTCGTTGACATTTGAAGAAATATCAGTCGCTAGGCGTCAAAAAAATGGACCTTCTTTGAACGGGCCTTCTTTGATTATACGTGAACTACCTGAAACTAATGATGAAGAAGAGGCTAATTCGGACAGTTCACCAAAAAAGAGGGGAAAGAAGCGATTAAAGCGTGCTGCTGATGAGGACAGTTCCAAAGGGAAAGGCAGCACTCGGAGGTATACCAAGCGAGGTTCAGGTGGCCGTGATGCTAAGACTAAGAAGTCTACAGGGGCAAAGGTTAGAAAATCGTCGAAGCGTGCTTCAAGCAGTGATCATGGACCAAAAGAATCTGAAAGTGTGGGTACATCTACATCCTCAGCTGAAGAGGCTAGTTGGGCATCAAAGGAGCTCTTGGATTTTGTTGCACATATGAGGAATGGTGACAAATCAATGCTCTCCCAGTTTCAAGTTCAACGCCTTTTACTTGCCTATATCAAACGTGAAGATCTCCGTGATCCTCGTAGAAAAAGCCAGATAGTTTGTGATCCTTTGCTCCAAAGTCTATTTGGAAAAGAACGTGTTGCGCATTTTGAAATGTTGAAGCTTCTCGAATCTCATTTCTTCATGACTGAGGTCGCACCAGTTGATATCGATGGCAATCACGGTGGTGTTGTAGACCCTGATCCTAGCCAGGATGTTGATGGTAACAGTGAAGCATCATTTGTGATGAGTTCAGAAAA AAGGAAATCGCGTAAATATGATCCGAAAGCTCTCCAAACGAACCTTGATGACTTCGCCGCGATAGATAACCATAATATTGGCTTGCTGTACCTGCGTCGCAACCTAATGGAAGAGTTAATGGGTGATGTTGACACATTTAGCGAGAAAGTTCTTGGAACATTTGTGAGAATACGGATATCTGGTGCAGGTCAGAGGCAAGACATCTATCGACTTGTGCAGATTGTtg GGACAGGAACAGCTGCTGAGATGTATAAATGTGGAAAAAAGACAACTGATATAACACTAGAGATACTAAACTTGGACAAGAAAGAGGTTATTACTATTGATATAACTTCAAATCAAGAATTCACTGAG GAGGAGTGCAAACGGTTACGGCAAAGCATCAAGTGTGGGCTCATTGCAAGGATGACAGTG GGAGAAGTTCAGGACAAGGCAAGGGTTCTCCATTCTGTGAAAGTCAATGAT TGGATCGAAAGTGAAAAAATGCGTCTTGCGCATCTTCGTGACCGTGCCAGTGATATGGGCCATAGAAAAGA GCTTAGAGAATGTGTAGAGAAGCTGAAGCTTCTAAATACTCCAGAGGAGCGTGCTCGAAGGCTGAAGGAAGAACCGGAAATACATGCTGATCCTGCCATGGATCCGGATTATGAATCTCCAGAGGAACCAGAGGAGGATGCTGAGAAAA GTAGCTTCAGTAAGCCGAGTGGTTCTTTTTCTAGGAAAGATAACAACCCAGTGTCTCCCGGTAAAGGAGAGGGTAGGAATGCTGCAAGAGATCCTAAATCTAACTGGGAGTCAAACCGAAACACGTGGTCAAGTACACAGTTGGAATCGCCTCATGGACGGAGATCTACATTCTCGTCTCACGGTGAAAGTGCTGGTTACACAGATAAATCAGACAGTCCAAATGTTGGTGCACACAGAACTAATGTGGAAGCCACGGCAGCTAATACTCCACGTGGGCTATCTGGTGCCTCATCTCAAACTTTAACGGCTAATTTAGGGTCTGCAACACCTGCATCACAGTTAACAGTCAATGAGTCTGAAAAGATATGGCAGTACGTGGACCCTTCTAATAAAATCCAAGGCCCTTTCTCAATAGTACAGTTGCGGAAATGGAACAGCAGTGGGTACTTCCCTGCTAATTTGAAAATATGGAAGTCTAACGAGACGCAGGATGACTCAATATTGTTGGCTGATGCTTTGGTTGGGAAGTTTGAGAAAGACCTGCCTCCGTGGGAACCGCCACTTGGCAGCTCATCTCAAATGGACAAAGCTTACTTGAGAAGCAACTCAGATGTTGGTGCTAGACCCTCTAGTGGCTCCCTTTTTGAAGAAAAATCAGGGGTTCTAAATAAGTCGCAGTCTTTCCCGGATAGGGTTAGTCAAATGCAGGATACAACAAATCCTGGAGCAACCATGATCCAGTCTGGTGCACAAAGTTATTATGGGATGCAAAATTCTCAAGCAGCTTTTGCAAGCCAGCAATCTCTTACTGGAAGTTGGAATGCTTCCTCAAGTCAGTTTGGCACTACAGTAAATCAAACAACACCGTCTCAGCCTGCTCCTGCAACAGTTGGCACACAAACAGTTAATTCACAGTCTTCAG ATCTTGGAGCAGTAGGTGCACAGACTGGAGCTGCACAATCAAACACTCAGCAATTTGAAG ATGCAAGGAACCAATCAACTGATGCCTCCAACTCAGCTCAGCTGATGTCAACACCAGCTGCTGCTGGTGGAGATAGTCAAAGCAGTGGCTGGTCCACGCCTGCACAAGTTGGAAACGCATCTGGCCAAGCTCAGGTGGCTGGAAATATGGACTGGGGATCCCTTCAGAACATGGGTTGGGTTACACCGAACATGCCTTGGGCAGCACCAGCACAAGGCGCCACAGGCTACAACATGGGGGTGAGTATGCCGACACAGCAAAATGCAGTCCAGAACATGGGTTGGGTGACACAGAATCCAGGAAACACCAACATGAATATGATATGGACTCAAGCCCAAGGGACTCCAAATGCGGCTGCTATGATGGGAGCTCAGATGCAAGGAGTTGCAGTGGCCCCTTGGGGGGGTGCCATGGCACAAGGAAATGCAAATTCTAATCCTGGTTGGGTGCCCCAGGCTGGAAACATGAATCAAAATACTGGCTGGAGCGCTCCTGTGCAGGGAAATCCAGGTCCTAGTCCTGTAAATGGTACAGGCCAGGGGAATAATAATATGAACTGGAATTCACCAAGCGGGAATCAGACCTGGAATAACCAGCAGGATTTTAATGGTGGTAACTCAGGTGGGCGGCCATGGAGGCCTCAGTCTGGCGGTGGAGGGTCACGTCCTTTCAAGAGGGGACCTTGCTATGCCTTCCAGAACACTGGTCGCTGCCACAGAGGAGAGCAGTGCAACTATGCCCATGACCGACCGGTTGACGGATCTGCACCGAGAATTGATCGCCGATTTGATAGGCAATCTTCGAGCAGCGATAGGCCTCACTATGACAGGCAAAAAGATCAGCAGTTTGATCGGCAACCTTCAGGTGGCGAGAGGCACCATGATAGGCATGATGACAACAGGAGCAGTGGCTGGGATGACAATAGGAAGTCTGATAGGTCAGAATCAAGAGAGAGGCAGTAA
- the LOC124657427 gene encoding zinc finger CCCH domain-containing protein 19-like translates to MPVTANIVMEVDSGARPYSDSLCDGKSGLECLLKSVRYYSTSDDTFSACSATVGTKTVNSQSSDLGAVGAQAGAAQSNTQQFEDARNQSTDASNLAELMSTSDAARGDGESSGWSTPAQVANTSGQAHVAGNIDWGSPLQNIGWIAPNMPWEAPAQGATGYNMGWVTMPTQQNAVQNMDWVTPNPGNANMNMMWTTAQAQRTPNAAAMMGAQMQGVAMAPWGSARSQGNANSNPGWVPQVGNMNQNACWSAPMQGNPSPSPVNGTGQGSNIMNWNSPSGNQTWNNQQDFNGGNSDGWSWRPQSGGGGNGRCYKGEQCHFAHDQPVDGSAPRNDRRFDRQPSSNNRPQYDGQKDQHFDQQPSGSERHHDRNDNRERSWDDWE, encoded by the exons ATGCCGGTCACCGCGAATATCGTGATGGAGGTCGATAGCGGTGCTAGACCCTATAGTGACTCCCTTTGTGATGGAAAATCAGGG TTGGAATGCCTCCTCAAGTCAGTTCGGTACTACAGTACATCCGACGACACTTTCTCAGCCTGTTCCGCAACAGTTGGCACAAAAACAGTTAATTCGCAGTCTTCAG ATCTTGGAGCAGTAGGTGCACAGGCTGGCGCTGCACAATCAAACACTCAGCAATTTGAAG ATGCAAGGAACCAGTCAACTGATGCCTCCAACTTGGCTGAGCTGATGTCAACATCAGATGCTGCCAGAGGAGATGGTGAAAGCAGTGGCTGGTCCACGCCTGCACAAGTTGCAAACACATCTGGCCAAGCTCACGTGGCTGGAAATATTGACTGGGGATCGCCACTTCAGAACATAGGTTGGATCGCACCGAACATGCCTTGGGAAGCACCAGCACAAGGTGCCACAGGCTACAACATGGGTTGG GTGACTATGCCAACACAGCAAAATGCAGTCCAGAACATGGATTGGGTCACACCGAATCCAGGAAACGCCAACATGAATATGATGTGGACCACAGCTCAAGCCCAAAGGACTCCAAATGCGGCTGCTATGATGGGGGCTCAGATGCAAGGAGTTGCCATGGCCCCTTGGGGGAGTGCCAGGTCACAAGGAAATGCAAATTCTAATCCTGGTTGGGTACCCCAGGTTGGGAACATGAATCAAAATGCCTGCTGGAGTGCTCCCATGCAGGGAAATCCAAGTCCTAGTCCTGTAAATGGTACCGGACAGGGCAGTAATATTATGAActggaattcaccaagtgggaACCAGACTTGGAATAACCAGCAGGACTTTAACGGTGGTAACTCAGATGGGTGGTCATGGAGGCCTCAGTCTGGCGGTGGAGG GAATGGTCGCTGCTACAAAGGAGAGCAGTGCCACTTTGCACATGACCAACCGGTTGACGGATCTGCACCGAGAAATGATCGCCGCTTTGATAGGCAACCTTCCAGCAACAATAGACCTCAGTACGACGGGCAAAAAGATCAACACTTTGACCAGCAACCTTCAGGCAGCGAGAGGCACCATGACAGGAATGACAACAGAGAGCGGTCATGGGATGACTGGGAATAG